The following proteins are encoded in a genomic region of Montipora foliosa isolate CH-2021 chromosome 10, ASM3666993v2, whole genome shotgun sequence:
- the LOC137973326 gene encoding galanin receptor type 1-like has product MEQNTNFSSTNGSEFTSNEHSKMAVEEALQLTFQVLIAAFGVVGNALVVTVLTTAKKTQAGEFYLMNLAIADLGTLLLTFPIVAIKQKAFSWPLGGFFCLYLSPAAEMFHGASVWFLAVIAIERYCQVVTVKVRLKCKNKTSMQRAKVIGGCVWVTSFLIFSIPIYFIMDYHEKVDGTKVCKPNWPSPMKFGKTYVVALTAFSYLLPLSVISFTYFVISRALARSNAFIIAMKMDQLRQGEKKPLTITSSRLQQNNRAKRILTPLVLVFALTMLPLNALRLITVFGPEIVSSRNIYKILFFVAAILAILNSSVNPVIYSVVSTDFRRRVSNLFSRRKGLPQKTLLGN; this is encoded by the coding sequence ATGGAACAAAACACGAATTTCTCTTCAACAAATGGTTCAGAATTTACCTCGAATGAACATTCGAAAATGGCTGTGGAAGAGGCTCTCCAGCTTACCTTTCAAGTGCTCATAGCTGCGTTTGGCGTCGTCGGCAACGCTCTTGTGGTCACGGTCTtaacgacggcaaagaaaacaCAAGCAGGAGAGTTTTATTTGATGAATTTGGCCATCGCGGATCTCGGTACACTCTTACTAACATTTCCAATCGTGGCGATTAAACAAAAAGCGTTTAGCTGGCCTCTTGGagggttcttttgtctttatttatCGCCTGCAGCTGAAATGTTCCATGGGGCTTCTGTATGGTTCCTTGCAGTAATCGCCATAGAGCGTTATTGCCAAGTCGTTACAGTGAAGGTGCGTCTCAAGTGCAAAAACAAGACCTCCATGCAACGAGCAAAGGTTATTGGAGGATGCGTTTGGGTGACATCATTTTTGATCTTTTCCATTCCAATTTACTTTATTATGGATTATCACGAGAAAGTCGATGGAACTAAGGTTTGTAAGCCAAACTGGCCGTCGCCGATGAAATTCGGAAAGACTTACGTTGTAGCACTGACAGCGTTCTCTTACTTGCTCCCTCTTTCGGTAATATCTTTCACCTACTTTGTAATATCAAGAGCTTTGGCACGAAGCAATGCGTTTATTATAGCGATGAAAATGGATCAACTTCGCCAAGGAGAAAAGAAACCCTTAACGATCACAAGCTCTCGCCTGCAACAAAACAACAGAGCTAAAAGAATTTTAACTCCTCTTGTACTGGTATTCGCGTTGACGATGCTGCCCTTGAACGCTCTTCGTCTAATTACCGTTTTTGGGCCCGAAATTGTGTCGTCCagaaatatttacaaaattttattttttgtagcAGCGATTCTCGCCATACTAAATTCTTCTGTCAATCCAGTAATTTATTCTGTAGTTAGTACAGATTTTCGTCGACGTGTAAGCAATTTGTTTTCTCGTCGGAAAGGATTACCTCAGAAAACCCTGTTGGGTAACTGA